From one Meiothermus cerbereus DSM 11376 genomic stretch:
- a CDS encoding VLRF1 family aeRF1-type release factor gives MLTQEVTRYIREFVAPRVAPVLSLYLDVNPANPDNQGKAYLLRAREAIAATPTPPEVGKKVLEALERSLPQAKSRVVFAAEGWMEIYDLQVDLPLIQGAEARWGEPYLTPILYVLDEYDRVGVVYLDSEKWRMFEVYLGEIEELPGAFRAVATQEWNQLTQAGSGRRYSQGGIHRAAANTDRFERRLDAWTHRFYKRLAGLLEQTVNERNMQRLVLMGPKAEVQIFKDLLPRRLRERVMATLPSLPTPGAQASEVFNRVQEVLESLQRERENRLLDELAERGVAGLDQTLELLQQGGLHLLVAPWNPQGKVYRAPDGWVGGSMEGAVAHGAGRIEDADLKQVLPELAAAYGTRLEFVRGPAEERLHKAFGGLAGLPRW, from the coding sequence ATGTTGACCCAGGAAGTCACCCGCTATATCCGCGAGTTCGTGGCCCCAAGGGTTGCACCGGTGTTGTCGCTGTATCTAGATGTGAACCCGGCCAACCCAGACAACCAGGGCAAGGCCTATCTGTTGCGGGCCCGCGAGGCCATCGCCGCCACCCCGACCCCGCCCGAGGTTGGCAAAAAAGTTCTAGAGGCGCTCGAGCGCAGCCTACCCCAGGCCAAAAGCCGGGTGGTCTTTGCCGCAGAGGGTTGGATGGAAATCTACGACCTGCAGGTAGACCTGCCCCTCATTCAGGGGGCTGAGGCCCGCTGGGGCGAGCCCTACCTGACCCCTATTTTGTACGTTCTAGACGAGTACGACCGGGTGGGGGTGGTCTACCTCGATAGCGAAAAGTGGCGCATGTTCGAGGTGTACCTGGGCGAGATTGAGGAGTTGCCGGGGGCCTTCAGGGCCGTAGCCACCCAGGAGTGGAACCAGCTCACCCAGGCCGGCTCGGGCCGGCGCTACAGCCAGGGCGGCATCCACCGGGCTGCGGCCAACACCGATCGCTTCGAACGCCGGCTCGATGCCTGGACGCACCGCTTCTACAAGCGGCTGGCCGGGCTCCTGGAGCAGACCGTCAACGAGCGCAACATGCAGCGGCTGGTCCTGATGGGCCCTAAAGCCGAGGTGCAGATATTCAAGGATCTCCTGCCCCGCAGGCTGCGCGAGCGGGTGATGGCCACCCTGCCCTCCCTGCCCACCCCAGGCGCCCAAGCCAGCGAGGTATTTAATCGGGTGCAGGAGGTGCTGGAATCCCTCCAGCGCGAACGGGAAAACAGGCTCCTGGACGAGCTGGCCGAGCGGGGGGTGGCTGGGCTAGACCAGACCCTCGAGCTCTTGCAGCAAGGTGGGCTACACCTGTTGGTGGCCCCCTGGAACCCCCAGGGGAAGGTTTATCGCGCCCCGGATGGCTGGGTGGGGGGCAGCATGGAGGGGGCGGTGGCCCACGGGGCCGGGCGCATTGAGGATGCCGACCTAAAGCAGGTGCTACCCGAACTGGCCGCCGCCTATGGA